One genomic window of Polyangium aurulentum includes the following:
- the thiM gene encoding hydroxyethylthiazole kinase: protein MDHGLETWQSLQKIRATGPLIHNITNYVVMNSTANALLALGASPAMVHAAEEVQDFVTIARALVINIGTLSPMWIASMKLAAADADSLGKPWVLDPVGAGATPWRTLVAQQLAQIGPTVLRCNASEVLALAAENREPTRGVDSTVASHAVLDTAQRLAQIYRTVVVVSGAIDYVTDGERVLEVHNGHPMMTRVTGLGCTATALVGAFLAVQQDALLAAAQAMATLGLAGEIAAERSPGPGSLQLHLLDALYTLDEAALGRVRIK from the coding sequence ATGGATCATGGCCTCGAGACCTGGCAGTCGTTGCAGAAGATCCGCGCCACGGGGCCGCTGATCCACAACATCACCAATTACGTGGTGATGAACAGCACGGCCAACGCCTTGCTCGCCCTGGGCGCCTCGCCGGCGATGGTGCACGCGGCCGAGGAAGTGCAGGATTTCGTGACCATTGCCCGGGCGCTGGTGATCAACATCGGCACGCTGTCGCCGATGTGGATCGCGAGCATGAAGCTCGCGGCGGCGGACGCCGATTCGCTGGGGAAGCCCTGGGTGCTCGATCCGGTCGGCGCGGGCGCGACGCCGTGGCGCACCCTGGTGGCGCAGCAGCTCGCGCAGATCGGCCCCACGGTGCTGCGCTGCAATGCCTCCGAGGTCCTGGCGCTCGCCGCGGAGAACCGCGAGCCGACGCGCGGGGTGGACAGCACGGTGGCCTCCCACGCGGTGCTCGACACGGCGCAGCGGCTCGCGCAGATCTACCGCACGGTCGTGGTGGTCAGCGGCGCGATCGATTACGTGACCGACGGCGAGCGCGTGCTCGAGGTGCACAATGGCCACCCGATGATGACGCGGGTCACGGGGCTCGGCTGCACGGCGACCGCGCTCGTGGGGGCATTTCTGGCCGTGCAACAGGACGCGCTCCTCGCGGCGGCGCAGGCGATGGCCACGCTCGGGCTCGCGGGCGAGATCGCGGCGGAGCGCTCGCCCGGGCCAGGGAGCCTGCAATTGCACCTGCTCGACGCGCTCTACACGCTCGACGAGGCCGCGCTCGGGAGGGTCCGGATCAAGTGA
- a CDS encoding RNA ligase family protein translates to MTDVSALVGVEIVVTEKCDGSNLTYTRKSVFARSHAGPPAHPSFDRAKALHARIAHELSEGISLFCEYCYAVHSIAYDALPDHSLVFGVRDDVELVWWDWDMVIAQASDLGLPTVPVLFRGKVGSEGELSRLTDKLARAPSAFGGSREGVVVRLAGSFPDADFGRSVAKWVRKDHVQTDEHWMHQAIVPQRLARDRV, encoded by the coding sequence ATGACGGACGTGTCGGCTCTCGTCGGCGTCGAGATCGTCGTCACGGAGAAATGCGACGGCTCGAACCTGACGTATACGCGAAAGAGCGTCTTCGCCCGCTCGCACGCGGGGCCGCCCGCGCACCCGAGCTTCGATCGGGCCAAGGCCTTGCACGCGCGCATCGCTCACGAGCTGTCCGAGGGCATCTCCCTCTTCTGCGAGTACTGCTATGCGGTGCACTCCATCGCGTACGACGCGCTGCCGGACCATTCGCTCGTCTTCGGCGTGCGCGACGATGTCGAACTCGTGTGGTGGGATTGGGACATGGTGATCGCGCAGGCGTCCGATCTCGGCCTGCCCACGGTGCCCGTGCTCTTTCGAGGGAAGGTGGGCTCGGAGGGGGAGCTCTCGCGCTTGACCGACAAACTCGCGCGCGCGCCCTCGGCCTTCGGGGGCAGCCGCGAGGGCGTGGTCGTGCGCCTCGCCGGATCGTTCCCCGACGCCGACTTCGGGCGCAGCGTCGCGAAGTGGGTGCGCAAGGACCATGTGCAGACCGACGAGCACTGGATGCACCAGGCCATCGTGCCGCAGCGGCTCGCGAGAGATCGGGTGTGA
- a CDS encoding CAP domain-containing protein, whose product MPQRFLPPAALLLGLALLGCSSDDEGAEGDLQVETGAAHATASTHCVEVINEYRASIGLPAYERWADGEACADGEAKSDAETGKAHGAFPRCGESAQNECPGWNGAPETMIDGCLEMMWNEGPGEDFSQHGHYLNMSNKDYKQVACGFFVTPSGSVWSVQNFK is encoded by the coding sequence ATGCCTCAACGATTCCTCCCGCCCGCTGCCCTCCTCCTCGGCCTCGCGCTCCTCGGCTGCTCCTCCGACGACGAGGGCGCCGAGGGCGACCTCCAGGTCGAGACCGGAGCGGCCCACGCCACGGCCTCGACCCACTGCGTCGAGGTCATCAACGAGTACCGCGCCTCGATCGGCCTGCCTGCGTACGAGCGCTGGGCCGACGGCGAGGCGTGCGCCGATGGCGAGGCCAAGAGCGACGCGGAGACGGGCAAGGCCCACGGCGCGTTCCCGCGCTGCGGCGAATCCGCGCAGAACGAGTGCCCGGGCTGGAACGGCGCGCCCGAGACGATGATCGACGGCTGCCTCGAGATGATGTGGAACGAGGGACCGGGCGAGGACTTCTCGCAGCACGGCCATTACCTCAACATGAGCAACAAGGACTACAAGCAGGTCGCCTGCGGGTTCTTCGTGACGCCCTCGGGCTCGGTCTGGTCGGTGCAGAACTTCAAATAG
- a CDS encoding AAA family ATPase: protein MSLLPLLVDPPSPPAYRVPWDELQAFEWVRALEPCPQDPIHHAEGNVWIHTKMVLDTLVSLPAWRALSEEDRAAVWLACLLHDVAKPATTKEEEGGRITAKGHSRAGEMLARRLLWELDAPFRLREMVCGLIRYHQIPFYLIERDDAQRMAAEVSFACRADLLALVAEADIRGRICGDLQRIVDNIELFRAYCAEEGCLDRPRAFASDHTRVVYFRSQGRSPDVLAHDDTKCEMVMMCGLPGAGKDSYVRTHLAGLPVVSLDDLRAEMDVDPADNQGAIVQAGRERVREHLRRGEDFVYNATNVNRQRRGPILQLAADYGARVRIVYVEAPWATLLAHNRARQGRVPEAVIRRVSERWEVPSPIEAHRVDVVLR, encoded by the coding sequence ATGTCGCTCTTGCCCTTGCTCGTCGATCCGCCTTCACCTCCTGCTTATCGCGTCCCGTGGGACGAGCTGCAGGCATTCGAATGGGTCCGCGCGCTCGAGCCCTGCCCCCAGGACCCGATCCACCACGCTGAGGGCAACGTCTGGATTCACACGAAAATGGTGCTCGACACGCTCGTGTCGTTGCCCGCCTGGCGCGCGCTGTCCGAGGAGGATCGCGCCGCGGTCTGGCTCGCGTGCCTGCTCCACGACGTCGCCAAGCCCGCCACCACCAAGGAAGAAGAGGGCGGGCGCATCACGGCCAAGGGCCACTCGCGCGCGGGCGAGATGCTCGCGCGGCGGCTCCTCTGGGAGCTCGACGCGCCCTTTCGGCTGCGCGAAATGGTCTGCGGGCTCATCCGCTACCACCAGATCCCATTTTATCTCATCGAGCGCGACGACGCGCAGCGCATGGCGGCCGAGGTCTCTTTCGCCTGCCGCGCGGACCTGCTCGCGCTCGTGGCCGAGGCCGACATCCGCGGGCGCATCTGCGGCGACCTCCAGAGGATCGTCGACAACATCGAGCTATTTCGCGCGTATTGCGCCGAGGAGGGCTGCCTCGACAGGCCGCGCGCGTTCGCCTCCGATCATACGCGCGTCGTCTATTTCCGCTCGCAGGGCCGATCGCCGGACGTGCTCGCCCACGACGACACGAAATGCGAGATGGTGATGATGTGCGGCCTGCCCGGCGCGGGGAAGGACTCATACGTGCGCACCCACCTCGCGGGCCTGCCCGTGGTGTCGCTCGACGATCTGCGGGCCGAGATGGACGTCGATCCCGCGGACAACCAGGGCGCCATCGTGCAGGCGGGCCGCGAGCGCGTGCGCGAGCACCTGCGGCGGGGCGAGGATTTCGTCTACAATGCGACGAACGTCAATCGGCAGCGGCGCGGGCCGATCCTTCAGCTCGCGGCCGATTACGGGGCGCGGGTGCGCATCGTGTACGTCGAGGCGCCCTGGGCCACGCTCCTCGCGCACAACCGCGCGCGACAGGGCCGCGTGCCCGAGGCCGTCATCCGGCGCGTGAGCGAGCGCTGGGAGGTGCCGAGCCCGATCGAGGCGCACCGGGTGGACGTGGTTTTACGATAA
- a CDS encoding sterol desaturase family protein, producing the protein MNIVTLAIPGFFLLMALEALVGRARGRKVFRGPDVFADLFLGAAQTLFGLVFAGALIAGYQALYARRAFEISTSSALAWVGLMVGVDFFYYWFHRVSHRMALAWAAHAPHHQSEDFNLAVALRQGPFQPAVSRVFYLPLAFLGFPPAMTAAAIGINTVYQFWIHTELIGKLGPLEWVLNTPSHHRAHHGCEPKYIDRNHGGILIIWDRLFGTFVEEREPPTYGTVTPVASFNPLVATVVPFGEIAERARKAPRWIDKWLVWIMPPEWKPRGFDAPHAPVLPGRPKYDVKPPRRVGVYVTAMSAATLLVTILFLFRGPSLSAAAQAAFVGWFVASVGGLGGLLEAKRWAKPVEIARVLAAPVVLALLF; encoded by the coding sequence GTGAACATCGTCACGCTCGCGATCCCCGGATTTTTCCTGCTGATGGCGCTCGAGGCGCTCGTGGGCCGGGCGCGCGGGCGAAAGGTCTTTCGCGGCCCCGACGTGTTCGCGGATCTGTTCCTCGGCGCGGCGCAAACGCTGTTCGGCTTGGTCTTCGCGGGGGCGCTGATCGCCGGCTATCAGGCGCTGTACGCGCGCCGCGCATTCGAGATCTCCACCTCCTCGGCGCTCGCGTGGGTGGGCCTCATGGTGGGGGTCGATTTCTTCTATTACTGGTTCCATCGGGTCTCGCACCGCATGGCCCTCGCGTGGGCGGCGCACGCGCCCCACCACCAGAGCGAGGATTTCAACCTCGCCGTTGCCCTGCGGCAGGGCCCGTTCCAGCCGGCCGTCTCGCGCGTCTTTTATTTGCCGCTCGCGTTCCTCGGCTTTCCGCCGGCGATGACCGCGGCGGCCATCGGCATCAACACCGTCTATCAGTTCTGGATCCACACCGAGCTCATCGGCAAGCTCGGCCCGCTCGAGTGGGTGCTCAACACGCCCTCGCACCACCGCGCCCACCACGGGTGCGAGCCGAAGTACATCGACAGGAATCACGGCGGCATTCTCATCATCTGGGATCGCCTCTTCGGGACGTTCGTCGAGGAGCGGGAGCCGCCGACGTACGGGACGGTGACGCCGGTCGCGAGCTTCAATCCGCTCGTCGCGACGGTCGTGCCTTTCGGCGAGATAGCCGAGCGCGCGCGCAAGGCGCCCCGCTGGATCGACAAATGGCTCGTCTGGATCATGCCGCCCGAGTGGAAGCCGCGTGGCTTCGACGCGCCTCACGCCCCCGTCCTGCCCGGGAGGCCCAAATACGACGTCAAGCCGCCCAGGCGCGTCGGGGTGTACGTGACCGCGATGTCTGCGGCGACGCTGCTCGTGACCATTCTGTTTCTTTTCCGCGGCCCGTCGCTCTCCGCGGCTGCGCAAGCGGCGTTCGTGGGGTGGTTCGTGGCGTCGGTGGGCGGGCTCGGGGGCCTCCTCGAGGCGAAGCGCTGGGCGAAGCCCGTCGAGATTGCGCGCGTCCTCGCGGCCCCGGTGGTGCTCGCGCTGCTCTTTTAG